Proteins from one Variovorax sp. TBS-050B genomic window:
- a CDS encoding LysR substrate-binding domain-containing protein, whose amino-acid sequence MELRHLRYFIALSGSLNFTRAAERLHVTQSTLSHQIKQLEEELGVALFDRVGKRVALTDAGDEFLHFCTRALHEIDLGLGALRQDRSEVAGELRVGSTHTFNLGFIPDCIASFHARHPRVKVVVEELSADQIAARLQARTLDLGIAYRPAVPGPLRFEPLYNEEMVLVVARRHPLARRKRVRMVELHRLPMALLPASFATRQMLDECFRSCGAEPHVVAEINTLAPMMDLVAKTQLASIVAAKVVNPQAGLVIVRLESPTPVRTPGMLWSPAARDAATTRAFSAIVRKLALRSSLQDAAGRPA is encoded by the coding sequence ATGGAACTCCGGCACCTGCGCTACTTCATCGCCCTGTCGGGCTCGCTCAACTTCACGCGCGCCGCCGAGCGGCTGCACGTGACGCAGTCGACGCTCTCGCACCAGATCAAGCAGCTCGAGGAGGAGCTCGGCGTCGCGCTGTTCGACCGCGTCGGCAAGCGCGTGGCGCTGACCGACGCGGGCGACGAGTTCCTGCACTTCTGCACCCGCGCGCTGCACGAGATCGACCTCGGCCTCGGCGCGCTGCGGCAGGACCGCTCGGAGGTGGCGGGCGAACTGCGCGTGGGTTCCACCCACACCTTCAACCTCGGCTTCATCCCCGACTGCATCGCGAGCTTCCATGCGCGGCATCCGCGCGTGAAGGTGGTGGTGGAGGAGCTCTCGGCCGACCAGATCGCCGCGCGGCTGCAGGCGCGCACGCTCGACCTCGGGATCGCCTACCGGCCGGCCGTGCCCGGGCCGCTGCGCTTCGAGCCGCTCTACAACGAGGAGATGGTGCTCGTGGTGGCGCGCCGGCATCCGCTCGCGCGGCGCAAGCGCGTGCGCATGGTCGAGCTGCACCGGCTGCCGATGGCGCTGCTGCCGGCGAGCTTCGCGACCCGGCAGATGCTCGACGAGTGCTTCCGCTCCTGCGGCGCGGAGCCGCACGTGGTGGCCGAGATCAACACGCTCGCGCCGATGATGGACCTGGTCGCGAAGACGCAGCTCGCCTCGATCGTGGCCGCCAAGGTGGTGAACCCGCAGGCGGGCCTGGTGATCGTGCGGCTCGAGAGCCCGACGCCCGTGCGCACGCCGGGCATGCTGTGGTCGCCGGCCGCGCGCGACGCCGCCACCACGCGCGCGTTCTCCGCGATCGTGCGCAAGCTGGCGCTGCGCAGCAGCCTGCAGGACGCGGCGGGCCGGCCGGCCTGA
- the paoC gene encoding aldehyde oxidoreductase molybdenum-binding subunit PaoC, with protein sequence MKFDTPATTNPIDQLKVVGKPLNRIDGPMKTTGRAPYAYERHDVAPDAAYGWVVGAGIAKGRIASMDLRAARAAPGVLAIVTARNAGRLGKGQMNTAKLLGGPEIDHYHQAVAVVVARTFEQARAAAQLVRITYAGTSGRFDLAAEKDAARFPKEDAFSGPPQTTVGDFERAFAAAPVQLDASYTTPDQSHAMMEPHASTAAWNGNKLTIWTSNQMIDWGVGDVARTLGIPKANVRLVSPFIGGGFGGKLFVRADALMAALGARAAKRPVKVALQRPLMMNNTTHRPATIQRIRIGAGRDGLITAIAHEGWSGDLPGGQPELAVNQTRLLYASPNRLTANRLAVLDLPEGNAMRAPGEAPGMMALEIAMDEMAERLGIDPIRFRILNDTQNDPEKPGRPFSQRRLIECLQTGAEKFGWSRRNAQPAQVRDGRWLVGMGVAAAFRNNIVMKSGARVRLDASGGVTVETDMTDIGTGSYTIIAQTAAETMGLPIEKVSVRLGDSAYPVSAGSGGQWGGNSSTAGVYAACMKLREAAARAVGFASGEVVFADGMIRAGDRAVPLASAAGADGLVAEDFIEFGDLDKKYQQSTFGAHFVEVGVDAATGEIRVRRMLSVCAAGRILNPKSARSQVIGAMTMGVGAALMEELALDRRRGFFVNHDLAGYEVPVHADIPHQEVIFLDETDPVSSPMKAKGVGELGICGTAAAVANAIHNATGVRVRDYPITLDKLLRGLPAPV encoded by the coding sequence ATGAAGTTCGACACCCCCGCCACCACCAACCCGATCGACCAGCTCAAGGTGGTCGGCAAGCCCCTGAACCGCATCGACGGCCCTATGAAGACCACCGGCCGCGCGCCCTATGCCTACGAGCGCCACGACGTGGCGCCCGACGCCGCCTACGGCTGGGTCGTCGGCGCGGGCATCGCCAAGGGCCGCATCGCCTCGATGGACCTGCGCGCCGCGCGTGCCGCACCGGGCGTGCTCGCGATCGTGACCGCGCGCAATGCCGGCAGGCTCGGCAAGGGCCAGATGAACACGGCGAAGCTGCTCGGCGGCCCCGAGATCGACCACTACCACCAGGCCGTGGCCGTGGTGGTGGCCCGCACCTTCGAGCAGGCGCGCGCCGCCGCGCAGCTGGTGCGCATCACGTATGCGGGCACCAGCGGCCGCTTCGATCTCGCCGCCGAGAAGGATGCGGCCAGGTTCCCGAAGGAGGACGCCTTCTCCGGCCCGCCGCAAACCACGGTCGGCGACTTCGAGCGCGCCTTCGCGGCGGCGCCGGTGCAGCTCGATGCGAGCTACACCACGCCCGACCAGTCGCACGCGATGATGGAGCCGCACGCTTCCACCGCGGCGTGGAACGGCAACAAGCTCACGATCTGGACCTCGAACCAGATGATCGACTGGGGCGTGGGCGACGTGGCCAGGACGCTCGGCATTCCCAAGGCCAACGTGCGGCTGGTCTCGCCCTTCATCGGCGGCGGCTTCGGCGGCAAGCTGTTCGTGCGCGCCGATGCGCTGATGGCCGCGCTCGGCGCGCGCGCGGCGAAGCGGCCGGTCAAGGTCGCGCTGCAGCGCCCGCTGATGATGAACAACACCACGCACCGTCCCGCGACCATCCAGCGCATCCGCATCGGCGCGGGCCGCGACGGGCTGATCACGGCCATCGCGCACGAGGGCTGGTCGGGCGACCTGCCCGGCGGGCAGCCCGAGCTCGCGGTCAACCAGACGCGGCTGCTCTACGCATCGCCCAACCGGCTGACCGCGAACCGGCTCGCGGTGCTCGACCTGCCCGAGGGCAACGCGATGCGCGCGCCGGGCGAGGCGCCGGGCATGATGGCGCTCGAGATCGCGATGGACGAAATGGCCGAGCGGCTCGGCATCGATCCGATCCGCTTCCGCATCCTCAACGACACGCAGAACGATCCCGAGAAGCCCGGGCGGCCGTTCTCGCAGCGGCGCCTGATCGAATGCCTGCAGACCGGCGCCGAGAAGTTCGGCTGGAGCCGCCGCAACGCGCAGCCGGCGCAGGTGCGCGACGGCCGCTGGCTCGTCGGCATGGGCGTGGCAGCCGCGTTCCGCAACAACATCGTGATGAAGTCCGGCGCGCGCGTGCGGCTCGACGCCAGCGGCGGCGTGACGGTGGAGACCGACATGACCGACATCGGCACCGGCTCCTACACCATCATCGCGCAGACTGCCGCCGAGACGATGGGGCTGCCGATCGAGAAGGTGTCGGTGCGGCTCGGCGATTCGGCGTACCCGGTGTCGGCGGGCTCGGGCGGCCAGTGGGGCGGCAACAGTTCGACGGCCGGCGTCTATGCCGCCTGCATGAAGCTGCGCGAGGCGGCGGCCAGGGCGGTCGGCTTCGCCTCGGGCGAGGTGGTCTTCGCCGACGGCATGATCCGCGCGGGCGACCGCGCGGTGCCGCTCGCTTCCGCGGCCGGTGCGGACGGGCTGGTGGCGGAAGACTTCATCGAGTTCGGCGATCTCGACAAGAAGTACCAGCAGTCGACCTTCGGCGCGCACTTCGTCGAGGTGGGCGTCGACGCGGCCACCGGCGAGATCCGCGTGCGCCGCATGCTCTCGGTGTGCGCCGCGGGCCGCATCCTGAATCCCAAGAGCGCGCGCAGCCAGGTGATCGGTGCGATGACGATGGGCGTGGGTGCCGCGCTGATGGAGGAGCTGGCGCTCGACCGCCGCCGCGGCTTCTTCGTCAATCACGACCTCGCGGGCTACGAGGTGCCGGTGCATGCCGACATCCCGCACCAGGAGGTGATCTTCCTCGACGAGACCGATCCGGTCTCCTCGCCGATGAAGGCCAAGGGCGTCGGCGAACTCGGCATCTGCGGCACCGCCGCGGCCGTGGCCAACGCGATCCACAACGCGACCGGCGTGCGGGTGCGCGACTATCCGATCACGCTCGACAAGCTGCTGCGCGGGCTGCCCGCGCCCGTGTGA
- a CDS encoding citryl-CoA lyase: MTSKKNADTPVTRLCTHTLTSLHYGDADLVKDLMGQRTFTEVMLMQILGRTPRPVDLRITDVVLIVLMEHGLTPSAIATRLVYMSAPENLQGAVSAGLLAVGSAFVGTMENCSRLLDRIAAAADPEAEALAIARHHKETKTPTPGFGHHLHKPVDPRAYKLLEMGRAEGELRGDKIRALETLSKAVDAVAGRPVTINATGAVAALLGEIGVPTNVMRGFAVISRAAGLVAHIVEEQQSPSGRFIWDTVEHAIPYVGAGGSERQDRA; the protein is encoded by the coding sequence ATGACATCGAAGAAGAACGCCGACACGCCCGTCACCCGCCTGTGCACCCACACGCTCACCAGCCTGCACTACGGCGATGCGGACCTGGTGAAGGACCTGATGGGTCAGCGCACCTTCACCGAAGTGATGCTGATGCAGATCCTCGGCCGGACGCCGCGCCCCGTGGACCTGCGCATCACCGACGTGGTGCTGATCGTGCTGATGGAGCACGGCCTCACGCCCAGCGCCATCGCCACGCGGCTCGTCTACATGAGCGCGCCCGAGAACCTGCAGGGCGCGGTGTCGGCCGGCCTGCTCGCCGTGGGCAGCGCCTTCGTCGGCACGATGGAGAACTGTTCGCGGCTGCTCGACCGCATCGCCGCCGCGGCCGACCCCGAGGCCGAGGCGCTCGCGATCGCGCGCCACCACAAGGAGACGAAGACGCCGACCCCGGGCTTCGGCCACCATCTGCACAAGCCGGTGGATCCGCGCGCCTACAAGCTGCTCGAGATGGGCCGCGCCGAAGGCGAACTGCGGGGCGACAAGATCCGCGCGCTCGAAACGCTCTCGAAGGCCGTCGACGCGGTGGCCGGGCGGCCGGTCACCATCAACGCCACCGGCGCCGTGGCCGCGCTGCTCGGCGAGATCGGCGTGCCCACCAACGTGATGCGCGGCTTCGCCGTGATCTCGCGCGCCGCCGGCCTCGTGGCCCACATCGTCGAGGAGCAGCAGAGCCCGTCGGGCCGCTTCATCTGGGACACGGTGGAGCATGCGATCCCGTACGTGGGCGCCGGCGGCAGCGAGCGCCAGGACCGCGCCTGA
- a CDS encoding MFS transporter: MDRRLLMLSLGMFAIGTDNFVVAGILPGVAASLNTTPSLAGQMVTVYALSYAVMAPVMAALAGSWPRKRLLVSALALFVVGNVVSAVATRLDVVLLSRALAGLGAAMFAPTALGVAAVLADPARRGRALATVTAGLAAATALGAPIGTFIGGFGGWRTTLWFVAALGLASMAGLWALLRDVPQPARFTLRERLAPLRDMRVALILSTSLFGFGGFLMVYTYAGLVLHRATGGDERILAALLLVWGVAATAGNMLAGRLVDRFDSRRVVAIGLAVAILNFWALPWTGAHLAGAAVALTVWGLIGWGLIVPQQQRLMKIAPQVAPLLMALNNTATYGGLAASGLLGGLVLLFVDARYLSLFGAALIAVALALTLLAREATGGREDAALPAAGPAGAR, from the coding sequence ATGGACCGCCGGCTGCTGATGCTTTCGCTCGGCATGTTCGCGATCGGGACCGACAACTTCGTCGTCGCCGGCATCCTGCCCGGCGTGGCCGCGTCGCTCAACACCACGCCCAGCCTCGCGGGGCAGATGGTCACGGTGTATGCCCTCTCCTATGCGGTGATGGCGCCGGTCATGGCGGCGCTGGCGGGCAGCTGGCCGCGCAAGCGGCTGCTGGTGTCGGCGCTGGCGCTCTTCGTGGTGGGCAACGTCGTGAGCGCGGTGGCGACCCGGCTCGACGTGGTGCTGTTGAGCCGCGCGCTCGCGGGCCTGGGCGCGGCGATGTTCGCGCCGACCGCGCTCGGCGTGGCCGCCGTGCTGGCCGATCCCGCGCGCCGCGGCCGCGCGCTCGCCACGGTGACCGCGGGCCTTGCCGCGGCCACCGCGCTCGGCGCGCCCATCGGCACCTTCATCGGCGGCTTCGGCGGCTGGCGCACCACGCTCTGGTTCGTGGCCGCGCTCGGGCTCGCGTCGATGGCCGGCCTGTGGGCGCTGCTGCGGGACGTGCCGCAGCCCGCGCGCTTCACGCTGCGCGAACGGCTGGCGCCGCTGCGCGACATGCGCGTGGCGCTGATCCTGTCGACCTCGCTGTTCGGCTTCGGCGGCTTCCTGATGGTCTACACCTACGCCGGCCTGGTGCTGCACCGCGCGACCGGTGGCGACGAGCGCATCCTCGCGGCGCTGCTGCTGGTCTGGGGCGTCGCGGCGACCGCGGGCAACATGCTCGCGGGCCGCCTGGTCGACCGCTTCGACAGCCGGCGCGTCGTGGCGATCGGGCTCGCGGTCGCGATCCTCAACTTCTGGGCGCTGCCGTGGACCGGCGCGCACCTCGCCGGCGCCGCCGTCGCGCTCACGGTCTGGGGCCTGATCGGCTGGGGGCTGATCGTGCCGCAGCAGCAGCGGCTCATGAAGATCGCGCCGCAGGTCGCGCCGCTGCTGATGGCGCTCAACAACACGGCGACCTACGGCGGGCTCGCCGCCTCGGGCCTGCTCGGCGGGCTGGTGCTGCTGTTCGTCGACGCGCGCTACCTGAGCCTGTTCGGCGCCGCGCTGATCGCGGTGGCGCTCGCACTCACGCTGCTCGCGCGCGAGGCCACGGGCGGCCGCGAGGATGCGGCGCTGCCCGCGGCCGGTCCGGCCGGCGCGCGCTGA
- a CDS encoding AMP-binding protein — protein MYPIDFFWRAAARWPERIAIDAPEGTLRYDALAARVAALAAALTAIDPAAQSRVGICANNSTAHIVALLAVLACGKVWVPLNPKSTRPEIRRIVDATEPSILVLDAECAALLDGAPGARIHTQGPGENGTPDIAALVARHAGAARPRLALADDATQAIKFTGGTTGAPKGVMQPYRAWMANIANQIHAWELDAQDRYIVAAPITHGTSTYILPVLAQGGCHVVLAEAGAEAVRTAFRERGGTVCFMPPTLIYMLMALPGASRADFPHLRRLIYGGAPMPPEKIRQVRDFFGPVLGTTYGQTEAPQILTVMRPEDFEDERNWAAVGRTAWFSDVAVMSPDGRLLPSGEVGEVVARGDLLMTGYWRLAGKTAETLVDGWLHTGDRGLVDERGFLYLKDRLKDLVITGGFNVYPVDVENALGQHPAVHECTVFGIPDDKWGEAVQAAVQLRPGQHATEAELVAFVRERLGPVQTPKRIHFHESLPRSPVGKVLKSAVRELALANAASH, from the coding sequence ATGTACCCGATCGACTTCTTCTGGCGCGCCGCGGCGCGCTGGCCCGAGCGCATCGCGATCGACGCGCCCGAAGGCACGCTGCGCTACGACGCGCTCGCCGCGCGCGTGGCCGCGCTCGCCGCGGCGCTGACGGCCATCGACCCCGCCGCGCAGAGCCGCGTCGGCATCTGCGCGAACAACAGCACCGCGCACATCGTGGCGCTGCTTGCGGTGCTGGCCTGCGGCAAGGTGTGGGTGCCGCTGAATCCCAAGAGCACGCGGCCCGAGATCCGCCGCATCGTCGATGCGACCGAGCCTTCGATCCTGGTGCTCGATGCCGAATGCGCCGCGCTGCTCGACGGCGCACCCGGCGCGCGCATCCACACGCAGGGCCCTGGCGAGAACGGCACGCCCGACATCGCGGCGCTGGTCGCACGGCATGCGGGCGCGGCACGCCCGCGGCTCGCGCTCGCGGACGACGCCACGCAGGCCATCAAGTTCACGGGCGGCACCACCGGCGCACCCAAGGGCGTGATGCAGCCCTACCGCGCCTGGATGGCGAACATCGCGAACCAGATCCACGCCTGGGAGCTCGACGCGCAGGACCGCTACATCGTGGCCGCGCCGATCACCCACGGCACCTCGACCTACATCCTGCCGGTGCTCGCGCAGGGCGGCTGCCACGTGGTGCTGGCCGAGGCCGGCGCCGAGGCGGTGCGCACCGCGTTCCGCGAGCGCGGCGGCACCGTGTGCTTCATGCCGCCGACGCTGATCTACATGCTGATGGCGCTGCCGGGCGCGAGCCGCGCCGACTTTCCGCATCTTCGCCGCCTGATCTACGGCGGCGCGCCGATGCCGCCCGAGAAGATCCGCCAGGTGCGCGACTTTTTCGGCCCGGTGCTCGGCACCACCTACGGCCAGACCGAGGCGCCGCAGATCCTCACCGTGATGCGGCCCGAGGACTTCGAGGACGAACGCAACTGGGCCGCGGTCGGCCGCACCGCCTGGTTCAGCGACGTGGCCGTGATGTCGCCCGACGGCCGGCTGCTGCCGAGCGGCGAGGTCGGCGAGGTGGTCGCGCGCGGCGACCTCCTGATGACCGGCTACTGGCGCCTGGCCGGGAAGACCGCCGAAACGCTGGTCGACGGCTGGCTGCACACCGGCGACCGCGGCCTCGTCGACGAGCGCGGCTTCCTCTACCTCAAGGACCGGCTCAAGGATCTGGTCATCACGGGCGGCTTCAACGTGTACCCGGTCGACGTGGAGAACGCGCTCGGCCAGCATCCCGCGGTGCACGAGTGCACGGTGTTCGGCATTCCCGACGACAAGTGGGGCGAGGCCGTGCAGGCCGCGGTCCAGCTGCGGCCCGGGCAGCATGCGACCGAGGCCGAACTCGTCGCCTTCGTGCGCGAGCGGCTCGGGCCGGTGCAGACGCCCAAGCGCATCCATTTCCACGAAAGCCTGCCGCGCTCGCCCGTCGGCAAGGTGCTCAAGAGCGCGGTGCGCGAGCTCGCGCTCGCCAACGCCGCATCGCACTGA
- the paoA gene encoding aldehyde dehydrogenase iron-sulfur subunit PaoA, with protein MTQPIGPSMSRRELLILGATTAAATPSTGALAAPSASGAAAGAAAATTTMPVSLVVNGERRTLELDTRTTLLDALREHLHLTGTKKGCDHGQCGACTVLLDGVRINACLTLAVMHEGAAVTTIEGLGAPGSLHPMQAAFVKHDGYQCGYCTPGQICSAVGVLDEVRRGIPSHVTANLDERPLLSAEELRERMSGNICRCGAYSNIAEAMAEVAGVRS; from the coding sequence ATGACACAACCCATTGGTCCCTCCATGTCGCGCCGGGAACTGCTGATCCTCGGCGCGACCACCGCGGCCGCCACGCCGTCGACCGGCGCGCTGGCGGCGCCGAGCGCCTCGGGCGCAGCCGCCGGCGCCGCGGCCGCCACGACGACGATGCCGGTGTCGCTGGTCGTCAACGGCGAGCGCCGCACGCTCGAACTGGACACGCGCACCACGCTGCTCGATGCGCTGCGCGAGCATCTGCACCTCACCGGCACCAAGAAGGGCTGCGACCACGGCCAGTGCGGCGCCTGCACGGTGCTGCTCGACGGCGTGCGCATCAACGCCTGCCTCACGCTCGCGGTGATGCACGAAGGCGCCGCGGTCACCACCATCGAAGGGCTCGGGGCGCCCGGCAGCCTGCATCCGATGCAGGCCGCGTTCGTGAAGCACGACGGCTACCAGTGCGGCTACTGCACGCCGGGCCAGATCTGTTCCGCGGTGGGCGTGCTCGACGAGGTGCGCAGGGGCATCCCGAGCCACGTCACGGCCAACCTCGACGAACGCCCGCTGCTCTCCGCCGAGGAACTGCGCGAGCGCATGAGCGGCAACATCTGCCGCTGCGGCGCCTACTCCAACATCGCCGAGGCGATGGCCGAAGTCGCGGGGGTGCGCTCGTGA
- a CDS encoding tripartite tricarboxylate transporter substrate binding protein — protein sequence MRLEGTLTRRLLLAFAAGLACITAPLAQADTGAWPTRPVKLVVGYAAGGATDVIARLVAAKLGEQLGQPVVVDNRAGANSNVGAEVVAKSPPDGYTLYVFTIANTINASLYDRLGYDPRKDFEPIGLIAKIPNILVVNSSSPIRSLADYQRFARESKDGITFASSGSGSSIHLSGELFKMQAKLNMLHVPYRGSAPALTDLLGGQVQSMFDNTPSALPHVQGGRLRAIAITSAKRSPLLPEVPTIAESGFPGFDMGSWFGLAAPAGTPKAVIERLNAELNKALGAPDLRRRFQEMAATPEPGTPEQMRAFAAAETLRWREVVKASGAKVE from the coding sequence ATGCGCCTCGAAGGCACCCTTACGCGCCGGCTGCTGCTGGCTTTCGCCGCAGGCCTGGCCTGCATCACCGCACCGCTCGCGCAGGCCGACACCGGCGCCTGGCCCACGCGGCCCGTGAAGCTCGTGGTCGGCTATGCCGCGGGCGGCGCGACCGACGTGATCGCGCGGCTGGTGGCCGCGAAGCTCGGCGAGCAGCTGGGCCAGCCGGTGGTGGTGGACAACCGCGCGGGCGCCAACAGCAACGTCGGCGCCGAAGTGGTGGCGAAGTCGCCACCCGACGGCTACACGCTCTACGTGTTCACCATCGCCAACACCATCAACGCCTCGCTCTACGACCGGCTCGGCTACGACCCGCGCAAGGACTTCGAGCCCATCGGCCTGATCGCGAAGATCCCCAACATCCTGGTGGTCAACAGCAGCTCGCCGATCAGGAGCCTCGCCGACTACCAGCGCTTCGCGCGCGAATCGAAGGATGGCATCACTTTCGCCTCCTCGGGCAGCGGCTCCTCGATCCATCTGTCGGGCGAACTGTTCAAGATGCAGGCGAAGCTGAACATGCTGCACGTGCCCTACCGCGGCAGCGCGCCGGCGCTGACCGACCTGCTCGGCGGGCAGGTGCAGTCGATGTTCGACAACACGCCCTCGGCGCTGCCGCATGTGCAGGGCGGCCGGCTGCGCGCGATCGCGATCACGAGCGCGAAGCGTTCGCCGCTGCTGCCCGAGGTGCCCACGATCGCGGAGTCGGGCTTTCCGGGCTTCGACATGGGTTCGTGGTTCGGGCTCGCGGCACCGGCGGGCACGCCCAAGGCGGTGATCGAGCGGCTCAACGCCGAACTCAACAAGGCGCTGGGCGCGCCGGACCTGCGCCGCCGCTTCCAGGAGATGGCTGCCACGCCCGAGCCCGGCACGCCCGAGCAGATGCGCGCCTTCGCCGCGGCCGAGACGCTGCGCTGGCGCGAGGTCGTGAAGGCCTCGGGCGCGAAGGTCGAGTGA
- a CDS encoding xanthine dehydrogenase family protein subunit M has protein sequence MKPFTYERARSVAEAAAAVARHPSAKFIAGGTNLLDLMKLQIEAPAHLVDVNGLQLDRIEPLPEGGLRIGALVRNTALAADERVRRDYGVLSRALLAGASGQLRNKATTAGNLLQRTRCPYFYDTDQPCNKRQPGSGCSAIGGVSRQLAVIGGSEACIATHPSDMAVAMRVLDASVETVRPDGRTRVIPIADFHRLPGSTPHIETALERDELITAVTLPRPPGGTQVYRKVRDRASYAFALVSVAAVVQRDGSGRVALGGVAHKPWRVEAADAALAQGASAATERLLAGAKPTHDNAFKLQLAERTLAAVLAQARS, from the coding sequence GTGAAGCCCTTCACCTACGAACGCGCGCGCTCCGTGGCCGAGGCGGCCGCGGCGGTGGCCCGCCATCCCTCGGCCAAGTTCATCGCCGGCGGCACCAACCTGCTCGACCTGATGAAGCTGCAGATCGAGGCACCGGCGCATCTGGTGGACGTCAACGGCCTGCAGCTCGACCGCATCGAGCCGCTGCCCGAGGGCGGCCTGCGCATCGGCGCGCTGGTGCGCAACACGGCGCTCGCCGCCGACGAGCGCGTGCGCCGCGACTACGGCGTGCTCTCGCGCGCGCTGCTCGCGGGCGCCTCGGGCCAGCTGCGCAACAAGGCGACCACCGCCGGCAACCTGCTGCAGCGCACGCGCTGCCCCTACTTCTACGACACCGACCAGCCCTGCAACAAGCGCCAGCCCGGCAGCGGCTGCAGCGCGATCGGCGGCGTGAGCCGGCAGCTCGCGGTCATCGGCGGCAGCGAAGCCTGCATCGCCACGCATCCGAGCGACATGGCGGTGGCGATGCGCGTGCTCGACGCCAGCGTCGAGACGGTGCGTCCCGACGGCCGCACGCGCGTGATACCGATCGCCGACTTCCATCGGCTGCCGGGCAGCACGCCGCACATCGAGACCGCGCTCGAGCGCGACGAGCTGATCACCGCCGTGACGCTGCCGCGGCCGCCCGGCGGAACGCAGGTCTACCGCAAGGTGCGCGACCGCGCCTCGTACGCGTTCGCACTCGTGTCGGTGGCCGCCGTGGTGCAGCGCGACGGCTCCGGGCGCGTCGCGCTCGGCGGCGTGGCCCACAAGCCATGGCGCGTGGAGGCCGCCGACGCGGCGCTCGCGCAAGGGGCGAGCGCCGCGACGGAGCGCCTGCTCGCGGGCGCGAAGCCGACCCACGACAACGCCTTCAAGCTGCAACTGGCCGAACGCACGCTCGCCGCGGTGCTGGCCCAAGCGAGGAGCTGA
- a CDS encoding IclR family transcriptional regulator C-terminal domain-containing protein: protein MASRSPKQNVRSADVSRRPARTAKKRARPAPAAPAAPAASADEAGSRTLRRGLQLLDAVLAGGAEGVRVIDLCRAAGLERATVHRLLATLVESGYAVRQGRFRYRPGARVAALAAAKAVPNMAVRLQPVLARISAATADAAFAIVREGPLSQCIARQVGTHPVQVLVIQVGTQQPLGVGAAGLALLAALPDAEVEAIIAANAPRLHAYGGMTPERMRILVRATRERGWSVIGNHATRGVLAVGMAVRDPAGAPVAAISVASTLPRMPRERQQLVARTIRESLAQLRWDEV from the coding sequence ATGGCCTCGCGATCGCCGAAACAGAACGTCCGCTCAGCGGACGTTTCACGCCGCCCCGCCCGGACGGCGAAGAAGCGCGCGCGCCCCGCCCCGGCCGCGCCCGCGGCGCCCGCCGCATCGGCGGACGAGGCCGGCAGCCGCACGCTGCGGCGCGGCCTGCAACTGCTCGACGCGGTGCTCGCGGGCGGCGCCGAGGGCGTGCGCGTGATCGACCTGTGCCGCGCCGCGGGCCTGGAGCGCGCCACCGTCCACCGGCTGCTCGCGACGCTGGTCGAGAGCGGCTACGCGGTGCGGCAGGGCCGCTTCCGCTACCGGCCCGGCGCGCGGGTGGCGGCGCTCGCGGCGGCGAAGGCGGTGCCCAACATGGCGGTGCGGCTGCAGCCGGTGCTCGCGCGCATCAGCGCGGCCACGGCCGACGCGGCCTTCGCGATCGTGCGCGAGGGGCCGCTGTCGCAGTGCATCGCGCGCCAGGTCGGCACGCACCCGGTGCAGGTGCTGGTGATCCAGGTCGGCACGCAGCAGCCGCTCGGCGTGGGCGCGGCCGGGCTCGCGCTGCTGGCCGCGCTGCCCGATGCCGAGGTGGAGGCGATCATCGCCGCCAACGCGCCCCGGCTGCATGCCTACGGCGGCATGACGCCCGAGCGCATGCGCATCCTCGTGCGCGCCACGCGCGAGCGCGGCTGGTCGGTGATCGGCAACCATGCGACACGCGGCGTGCTCGCGGTCGGCATGGCGGTGCGCGATCCGGCCGGCGCGCCGGTGGCGGCGATCAGCGTCGCCTCGACCCTGCCGCGCATGCCGCGCGAGCGCCAGCAGCTCGTCGCGCGCACCATCCGCGAGAGCCTGGCGCAGCTGCGCTGGGACGAGGTCTGA